A region of Trueperaceae bacterium DNA encodes the following proteins:
- a CDS encoding Uma2 family endonuclease has product MRGARLPQVTVAAFLAASRAGALAEGPRAELVGGRVRPGRAPSPRETAVLAHLGAQLRGDAVLRAGGTAVHAAPLRLGPWDLLRADVAVFPAAGRRAGQPLGVGGSYDGAAALLVAEVVRGRETHEERAPLYAAGGVRELWLLDVPRGFTEVLRAPWRGVYRSRTLWYPGEGVRALALGVEVVPLPAP; this is encoded by the coding sequence GTTCCTGGCCGCGTCGCGGGCCGGGGCCCTGGCGGAGGGTCCGCGGGCGGAGCTCGTCGGCGGCCGCGTGCGCCCCGGACGCGCGCCCTCGCCCCGGGAGACGGCCGTCCTCGCGCACCTCGGCGCGCAGCTCCGCGGCGACGCCGTCCTCCGCGCCGGCGGCACGGCCGTGCACGCCGCGCCGCTGCGCCTGGGCCCGTGGGACCTGCTGAGGGCCGACGTCGCGGTGTTCCCGGCGGCGGGGCGCCGGGCCGGTCAGCCCCTGGGCGTGGGCGGCTCCTACGACGGGGCCGCGGCGCTGCTCGTCGCGGAGGTCGTGCGCGGACGCGAGACGCACGAGGAGCGGGCGCCGCTCTACGCGGCCGGCGGCGTGAGGGAGCTGTGGCTGCTCGACGTCCCGCGCGGCTTCACCGAGGTGCTGCGGGCGCCCTGGCGCGGCGTCTACCGCTCGCGCACCCTGTGGTACCCGGGCGAGGGCGTGCGGGCGCTCGCCCTCGGGGTGGAGGTGGTGCCGTTGCCGGCGCCGTGA